The DNA region CGAGAGGACTCTCTCGGCAAACCTGATCGGGGAGAAGAACCTGGAGTACGGCGTCGACGAGAACGCCGCCGAGGTCTCCCGGCTCTTAAAGAGGCTCGGGCTCCCGGTCAACCTGCGGTTCGTGCGGGGGATCAGGACGCATGATCTCGACCGGCTCGGTGCCGCCGCCGTGAACATCCTCCGGGAACCCGCGCTCGGGCCTATCGGCGAGGATCTCAAACAACGGTATGGCACACCATACATCGAGTCGTTCCCGACCGGACTTGGGGGGACCTGCCGGTTCCTTGAGGAGGTCGGCCGGGCGTGTGGCATCGATACCCTGGCCGCCGTCGAGGAGGAGCGGGCATACCAGGCGGCAATGCTTGAAAGATTCGATGATATAGCCGGAAGCCGGATCCGGTTCCAGTCCCCCCATCCCATTCTCAGAGGCGACCCGGAGGTGGAGACCATCTGCACGGAGTGTGCCGACGCCCTCAGCCTCACCATAGACCCGGAGGGGGTCGCCGTCCCCTCACCCTATCCTCCGCCCGTCGGGACAGGAGGGGTCGGCCGGATGCTGCACCGGTGGAGGGTGCTCATCCGGGATAAGGGGCGCGGCTGAAGGGTGTATTGGCGCTGCCCGCGGAGCGCACAGAATCCATTTTATACCCCTGATAGAAAAGACTACATCTGGAGAGAGTGCCAGAGTATGTTTGAACGCATCCTGTTTCCAACGGACTTCTCAGAGCCCTCGATGAAGGTTCTGGACTACATCCCCGCATTGCACGGGGTGGGAACCCGTGAGATCATCCTCGTCCACGTAATCGACTCAAAGGATATCGGGCTTGGCGCCTCCGGTGGACAGGGGTTCCTTGGAACGGTATCAAACCAGGAGACCGAGGCCCGGCAGGGGTTGCAGACCGAGGTCCAGCACCGGATAATCGACACCCGCCGGGCGCTTGAGAAGCAGGGGTTTGAGGTGACCGTCCTGACGCCCGCCGGCAACCCCGGAAAAGAGATTGTGGCCGCCGCCGATGCCGAGGGAGCATCGCTTATAGTCCTTGGCTCTCACGGCCGGTCAAACATCCGGGACCGCCTGCTCGGGACGGTCTCGGAGTATGTTATCAAGAATGCCAATCAGCCCGTCCTGGTCATCAAGCGGGGGAAGGAGAGCGGGAGATAGGCGGGGCCGCCACCCCCTTTTCCTCTCTTATCTCCTCTGTCCGGCCTCAAGCAGGTTCCGGATAGCCCGCAGTTCCTCCACCACCGCACCGAACTCTGCCGCCCTTTCGGGTTCGCCTTCGGTTGCAACGGGGCCGCTTTTCCGGACAAACCCCATGATCGTCTCCTGGAGGTCTTTTGGGTCGGCGATCCCGGTCAGGACGATCTCTGAGCGCGCCTGCCCCGAGTAGCCGGCGGTCTGCACCCGGAGGGATGAGAAAGAGAAGAACCGCATCAGCGGCCCCTGGGAGATATCGACGTTTGTGATCCGGTTGTACGGGACTATCCCGGTCTGCCGGAACCAGACACCGCGCTCCCAGGTGATCTCGGTCTGGGTGAGGCGGTAGGTTATACTCTCGCAGTAGAGAGGTATCCACCAGGCGACAAAGATTATGACGGCAACCGTTGGTATGGCAAGGCCGAGGCCGACCACACGCGGGGTGAAGACCACGGTCGGGATAAGCCAGGGCAGGATCAGGACGACGAGACAGATCAGGAAGGTAGTGTAGAGGTAGGTGCGGTACGCCGGCACCGGTTTGAACTCTTTGCCGATAGGGTAGGTGAGAGGGGACATGTTACAAAAGGCTTTCAATCCAGCAGGGTTAAGCCTTTACGATCCCCAGGGCATCTCCGGAGGATGCAGCGGTCTGCCGTGAATCGCTGCTCGTGGCGCCGCGGTTCTCCGGTGCGGCCGCGAGGCAGACCTCCCCGGCGCCTATCCCCCTGAAACCCTCGATGACGCCAGCAGGAAGCCTCATGACCCATCCCGTTTTAGGCCGGCTCTCCAGATGAGCCGCGATGGTTTAACCGGCGATCTGGCCGCCGGATTCCGCAACAGGGAACATCTGGGGGGAGAGGAAGCCGGCCGTTCTCCGCGCTCGATGTTGCAGACCGCCCGGGAATTGCCGTCCAGATGGCCCCTGATCCTCATCTTCATACAGAACTGGCTTGCTGGAGGGCATAAATCCAGTTTGGTATCCTCGAATCACCAAAGCGATGAACGCCTTTCGTGACTGCACCCCCGGAATCCGTCCATGGAGAGGTTTTTTGCACCGCCGGTGAGGTGAGACTCATCCCGGAGGCGCGGCAAACCGCTCCCCGCGTTCGGCCCAGTTCTCGACTGGCGGTTCGTAGAGGACGATACAGAGATCTTCAGGGCGGATCCCGGGGCTACGGCCAAGGTTCCCGACGATCGCCCGGAAGAGGGCCTCCTTCTTCTCGGCGGTGCGCCCGGGCATAAGGCTGACCTCGATCAGGATAGCATCGTCCGACCGACCTGGAGGCAGCGGGAAGTTCTCCTCTTTTCGCTCGCAGACCCTGATCCAGAGGGCGGCCTCCGGGGTTTGCAGCGCTTCGATGAATGCCCTGCGGACGCTCTCGATCATCGACCTCCGGTATTCGACCGGTTTTCCCATACGGATCTCAATCTTTACAAGCGGCATTCAGACCACATCCGGCAGGCCTCGGGGAGACGGAGACGGCTCCCCCGCTTACCTGTATGAGCGTTCCGATAGCCGGGTCTTAACGCTTCCCAGGCATCAGTCCACCGCAGAGGAACCCCTGCGCCGGTGCCGGTCGATACAGGCGTTGAGCACCACCTCCATCAACCGGAGCGCACCCTCAACCCCCGCAACCGCGGGTGAAGAGAGGGTGACCCTGTTCCTGAGCGGGGGCGTCAACCCGACGAACGCGGCGTCCGGGGCGAGCGCCTGCTCGTAGGACGAGCCAAGGATCAGGTCGGGCTCTGCGTCCATGATCATCTCCCGGATCAGGGCAAGGTCGGTCGTATGGGTGATCCCGGTCTTCCCGGGACCCGGGTCGTTCCTGGCGGCGATAAAGGCTATATCCGCACCGAGATACCGGTCGAGAAGGTCGGCGGCGTACTCAGCGTAGGCGGCGCCGCCCGCTATCGCCACCACAGGAGGATCAAACCGGCGCAGGTATTTGTCACAGCCTTTCCTGATCCTGGCATCCGCCCACGCCGCCTCCTCTGCGACCGGGCGGGCATCGACTCCATCGATCGCGGCTCCAAGCCGCTCGAAGGTCTCGCCGAGGAGATCAAGACCGAGGAGCGAACCACAGGTTGTGCCAACACCGGGCGCAAGATCCGGGTTTGTCTCGACGGTGAACGGCGCCGCCCGCCGGGTTGCGGCGTAGCGGTCAAGGCAGAACGTGGTCTGCACAGGCACACCGGCGAGATTGAGAAGCCGCCGCGCCTCTATGGCGTTTCCCCGGCAGAAAGGGTCGAGAAGAGAGATCCCGCCTATGTTGACGCCCGGCGCGGCGGGATCGACCTCCGGTGAGATCGCCTCAAGCGCCGCCCTGTAACCGGTCTCGAGATAGCCGAGGAACCCGGGACTGTCGATGAACAGAACCCGGTCACCATGGCCGAGATCGCTCATATCCTCGCCGATGATCGCCGGCACACATGTGTTGACCACGGCTATCCGGCTGTAGCGGTCGTCGATCTCCGCTATAACCTCCCGCAGCCTTGACTCCGTGCCGAATATAACCTCGTTCTCAAGAAGAAACGTCCCGTATATGGGAGCACCGATGAGCGAGGCGGGGTAGAAGTAGCAGCCGCTTGAACCGTGGACGACAACGGCAACGTCCTCAAACCCGGCCAGGCAGGCCGCCGCACCGGTCATCGCGCAGGGCCAGAGCGGGTTCTCGCAAGGATTATGCTGCTCTTCTGGCATCATGGCAAACAGCAGGAGGCGGAGAATAAAACCCCTTCAAACCGTCCGGACGAGCGCGGCAAGATGGCGCCCCACCTCGCTCGTCTTCTTCTCCCCGCCCATATCCCTGGTGACGAACCCCTCGAGGATACTCCGCTCGATTGCCCGGAGAACCGCCGCCGCGGCCTCGTGCTCACCGATGTGATCCAGGAGCATCGAGCCCGCCCAGACGGTGGCAAACGGATTTGCAACGTCCTGGCCGCGGTACTTCGGTGCCGAACCGTGGATCGGTTCAAACATAGAGGTGCCGGAGGGGTTGATGTTCCCGCCCGGCGCAAGACCGAGTCCGCCCTGTATCATGGCGCCGAGATCGGTGATTATATCGCCAAACATGTTCGGGGTGACGACAACATCGAACCACTCAGGGTTCTTCAGGAACCACATCGTGACAGCGTCGACAAAGTTGAACTCCGTCGAGACGCCCGGATAACCTGCGGCAACCTCCGAGAAGACGTCCCGCCAGAGACCGTAGACGTCGGAGAGGACGTTTGCCTTGTCGACCGAGGTGACCTTCTTCCTCCGCTGCATGGCAAGGTCGAAGGCGTAGCGGATGACCCGCCCCGCCCCCTCGCGGGTGATGACACCGATCTGGTATGCAACTTCTTCAGCATCGGTCTCGACGTCCAGACCGAACCTGATGCTGTACATCTCCCGCAGAACCTCCAGCGTCTTCTGCTCGCGTCCCCCGGCAAACCTGGATCCGATCCCGACATAGAAGTCCTCCGTGTTCTCCCTGACCACCACGAAATCGATATCCTCAGGACGCTTATTCGCAAGCGGCGTCTGGACACCCTCAAGCAGCCGTATAGGCCGGAGGTTTATGTACTGGTCGAAATGGAACCGGATAGCAAGCAGTATGCCTTTCTCCAGTATACCGGGTCTCACCCGCTCATCACCGATCGCCCCAAAATAGATCGCGGGGAACTTCGAGAGGTCCTGGATATCCTCCTCCGTCAGGAGTTCGCCTGCTGCAAGGTATCGTTCGGCACCTATATCGAACTCTGTCCAGTCGATATCAAACCCGTAACGCTCTCCCGCGGCGTCCAGGACGTCTCTGCCCGCTGCTACGATCTCGGGTCCTATCCCATCCCCGCCTATTGCGGCTACGCGGTATTGCATGTCTCCACCCGGTCCAGGCTCCTCGCATAGGCCACGAGACCGCCGGCCTCGACGATCCTCTTCATGAAATCAGGCACAGGCTCGACCGGAAGCCTTCTTCCCTCCAGATCGATGCAGCCCGCTTTGATATCCACCGAGATGACCTCGCCGTCCTGGATGGCATCGGTCTCCGGACAGACCAGAGGCAGGAGCCCGGTGTTGATCGCGTTCCGGTAAAAGATCCTGGCAAACGACTTTGCTACCACGATCTTAACGCCGGCGCCGAGCAGAGCAAGCGGCGCGTGCTCACGCGACGACCCGCACCCGAAGTTGCGGCCGGCGACCACGATATCCCCGTCCCGCACCTCTACTGCAAACTCATCCCGCGTCCCCTCGAACGCATGTTTTGCAAGTTCCGCCGGATCGTAGATCGTCAGGAACCTGCCGGGGATGATAGCATCCGTATCGATATCATCTCCAAACTTCCATACCCGCATGATTCTCACACCTCCCTCGGGTCGGTGATCTCGCCGTAGAGTGCGCTTGCCGCTGCCGTCGCCGGCGAGGAGAGGTAGACCGATGCCGCGGTGCTCCCCTGCCGGCCCCGGAAGTTCCGGTTGGATGTCGAGAGCGAGACCTCGCCCGGTGCAAGCAGCCCGAACGCTCCGCCCATACAGGGGCCGCAGCATGGCGCCTCAACGAGCGCCCCGGCTTCAACAAACCGTTCGATGAGTCCGGCCCGGAGAGCCTTCAGATACTCCGTTCGGGAGGCGGGGATGACTATCACCCGGACGCTCTCCGCGAAGCGGTCGGCCGACCCGAGCACCTCCGCCGCCTCCTCCAGGTCCTCGTAACGGCCGTTGGTGCAGGAACCTATGAAGACCTGATCGATCCTCGTTCCGGCAACCTCCGTTACGTCCACGACATTATCGACGTTGTGCGGGACGGCAACCTGCGGGGCGAGATCGGTGACATCGTAGTGCCTCCGTTCCCTGTATGAGGCATCGGGGTCGCTTGCAAGATCAAACGGCTCGATTGCGCGCCGTTCGGTGACGTAGCCCCATGTGGTTGCATCGGGCGGGACTATACCGGCCTTCGCCCCCATCTCTATCGCCATGTTCGCACACGTCATCCGGCCCGCCATATCCATCTCGCGTATCGCCCGGCCCGTGAACTCGAGTGCCATGTAGGTTGCGCCATCGGCACCGATATCGCCTGCGAGGGAGAGGATCAGGTCTTTTGCCCCCACCCTCCGGCCAAACGTTCCATCTATCTCAAGCAGGATGCTCTCCGGCACCCGGAAGTAGAGCGCCCCGAACTTCAGGACGAACCCCATATCAGTCGAACCGATCCCGGTCGCAAACGCTCCAGCGGCGCCGTAGGTGCAGGTGTGGGAGTCGGTCCCAACGACAATCTCGCCTGGCGCCGCCTTTCCTTTCTCCATCACGACCTGATGGCAGACGCCTTCGCGCAGGTCGTAGTTGCGGATCCCCTGCTCATCTGCAAACCGCCGCATGAAGACGTGGTTCTCGGCGGCGGGTATCGAGTCGGCGGGCACCTGGTGGTCAAAGAGCATGATGATCCGTTCCGGATCGAATACACGCTCCCCACCCATCTCGCCAAAGACCCTGATTGCAAGCGGGCCGGTGATGTCGTGGATCATCGCCGCATCCACCGGCACCATAACAACCCTGCCCGCCCGGATGGGTCTTTTGCAGTGCTGCGAAAATATCTTCTCTACGATAGTCGCCGACATACAGTATCCTTCTCTTCTGTAGGTGCTCGGGACGTATGTAGTTTGCCGGAACAAGGGAGGGTGGTGCAGTTGAATCCGGGCTCGTTTCGGCCGATTTTGCACGGCAGTAGTCTTATGTTTCTCCGCGCGGTACTTCTTAACAGAAGCAATGACCGACGGACCTACCCCGGCAATGCGGCAGTACTATGCTGTGAAGGCACGCTACCCGGACGCTATCATCTTCTTTCGGATGGGAGATTTCTATGAGACCTTCGGGGATGATGCCGGTGTGGTGGCCCGCGAACTCGAGATCACCCTCACGGCGAGGGGCAGGGACCGGAACGGTGAGCGGATGCCTCTTGCAGGCGTCCCCCACCACGCCGCCGACGGCTACATCGCACGCCTGGTGAACAAGGGCTACAAGGTGGTCATATGCGATCAGGTGGAGGACCCGAAGACCGCTAAGGGGATCGTGAAACGGGAGGTCACCCGTGTGATCACCCCGGGGACGCTGATCGACTCCTCGATGCTCGGTTCGGCCGGCGCCCACTACCTGATGGCGGTCGCCCCCGATCGGGCGGACTCATTCGGCCTCGCCTTCCTGGACGTCTCCACAGGCGAGTTCTTTGTATCATCTGGGAGCGGGGAACGCGGTTACGCCGATATCATCTCGGAGGTTGTGCGTTACCGCCCGACGGAGGCGATCGTCCCCGAGAGCCCTGGAGGTGACCTCCCCGCCAGGCTTGAGGCACTGGGGGTGACGGTGAGCCGTTACCGCGACGATGCCTTCGACCCAGGGGTTGCATACAAACGTCTCTGCAGCCAGTTCGGGACGACAACCCTCGACGGCTACGGCTGTGCGCAGATGACTGGAGCCATCGCCGCGGCAGGTGCAGCGCTCCTTTACGCCCAGGAGACACAGCAGTCACCCCTCCCTCACATCTCCGGGTTGTCGACCCGGGTGCCCTCTGAGAATATGCTGCTCGATGCGATCACCCTCCGGAACCTGGAGATCACAGCCCCCATCCGTGGAGGTAACGATGCAAACACCCTCCTCTCAACCCTCGATATCACGGAGACACCGATGGGGAGCCGGATGATGAGGTCGTTTCTGATCGCGCCGCTGCTCCGGAAGGATGCTATCGAGGCGCGGCTCGATGCGGTGGAATGGTTCTTTGACCGCACCATTGAGCGGCAGGCGCTTCGCGCGGCTCTCGGCGATGTTGCTGATATAGAGCGGATTGCCGGGAGGATCGCCTATGGAAACGCCGGCCCTCGTGACCTTGTAACGCTCAGGGACTCGCTCGAAGCGATCCCTGGCATAAAAGCGCTCTTTGACGCCGATGCTCCGCCGCTCATCCGTGAGGCCCTGGATATGATGGCCGACCACGCCTCGGCTGCAGACCTAATTGCCCGGGCTATAGTCGACGACCCCCCGGCGCTCGCCAGATCGGGTGGCATGATCCGCGATGGGTTCAACGCGAAACTCGACGACCTCCGGCACCTGGCGACGTCCGGGAAGGACTGGATCGCCGAGTTCCAGCAGCAGGAACGGGAGAGGACGGGTATCAGGTCGCTCAGGGTCGGCTACAACCGTGTCTTTGGTTACTACATCGAGGTGACAAGACCCAACCTGCACCTTGTTCCTCCGGAGTATGAACGCCGGCAGACGATCGCAAACGGCGAGCGCTACACGACCCCCGACCTCCGGGAGAAGGAGGCGATGATCGCGACCGCTGAGGACCGACTCTCGGCACTTGAAGCAGAAGTCTACGCCGACCTCATAAGGACACTCGCAGCGGAGGTTCCCGGGCTGCAGGCGACCGCCAGGGCTGTAGGGCTGCTCGACGTTTATTCGGCGCTCGCCGAGGTTGCCGCACGCTACGGCTACACCAGGCCGAGGATCGAGGAGAGCGGCCGGATCCTCATCCGCGACGGCCGCCACCCCGTGGTGGAGCGGAACCTCCAGACCCCGTTTGTTCCCAACGACACCGAACTTGACAGCGGCGGCACCCAGATCATGATCATCACCGGGGCGAACATGTCGGGCAAGTCCACCTACATGCGGGCGGTGGCGCTCTGCTGCATCATGGCCCAGATGGGGAGTTTCGTCCCGGCGCGGCATGCAACCATCGGGATCGTCGACCGGGTCTTCACAAGGGTGGGGGCGTTTGACGACCTGGCATCCGGGCAGTCCACGTTCATGGTCGAGATGCTGGAACTCGCAAACATCCTCAACAACGTAACACCGCAGAGTCTCGTCATCCTGGACGAGATCGGCCGGGGGACGAGCACGCTGGACGGTTCTGCCATCGCCAGGGCGGTTGTGGAGTTCCTGCACGGAAAAGCGGTTGTGGGCCCGCGGACGCTCTTTGCAACCCATTTCCACGATCTGGTCGACCTTGAGGGCTCGCTTGCGCGGGTGAAGAACTTCCATTTTGCGGTGAAGGATACCGGAACCGACGTTGTCTTCCTACGTAAGATCATCCCTGGCGCAACGGACAGGAGTTACGGTGTCCACGTCGCCCACCTTGCAGGTGTCCCGAAGAAGGTGACCGACCGGGCAAGACAACTCATGAAAGAGGCATCGGCACGGCAACTCCCCGACGGTCCCCGGGCACCCCTCTACACCCAGATGCTCCTGATCGATCCGGGCGAGGGCGTTGTGGAGGAGAATCCCGCGATCAAAGAGCTCAGAGCGTTGAACCCCAACGAGATGACGCCGATAGAGGCTTTGAACACCCTATGCCGTCTCCATAGGCTTGCAAACGGCGAGGATGAAGAGCGATGACAGAGATCCACGTCCTCGACCCCGAGACCGTGAACCAGATCGCTGCCGGAGAGGTCGTGGAACGGCCGGCATCGGTGGCAAAGGAACTCCTGGAGAACGCTATCGACGCCGGGGCAACGGTTATCCTGCTTGAGATCGCATCGGATGCTGCCGGGATAACTAAGATCCAGGTGACCGACAACGGAGAGGGGATGACGCCGGGAGAGGCCGTCCTTGCGTTCCAGCCTCACGCGACGAGCAAGATCCGGGATATCACCGACCTCTCCACGATCAGGACACTCGGGTTTCGAGGTGAGGCGCTCGCGAGCATCGCCGCGGTCTCGGAGGTGACCATGGTCACCCGGCCGCGTGGAGGCGAAGCGCTCAGCGGCACCCGCCTCGTGGTAAGGGGCGGCGAGATCGTGGAGACGGCCGAGGTAGGGGCGCCGGAGGGGACAACGGTCACCGTCGAACGGCTCTTCTACAACACACCCGTCCGCAGGAAGTTTCTAAAGAGCAGGAACACCGAGCTTGCCCACGTCTACGCGGTCGTTGAGAGCCTGGCGCTGGCGCATGGCGAGATCGCCTTCAGGGTGGTGCACAACGGGAAAGAGCGGATGGCAACCCAGCGATCCGCAGGACTGCTTGCAACCGTCGCGGGACTGTATGGTGCCGACCTGGCCCGATCGCTCCTCCCCGTCGAGGGGAGGCTTCCGTTCCTTACCATCCGCGGCTACGTATCCCGGCCCCAGGAGAACAGGGGGAGCCCCTCACAGATCTCTCTCAGCATCAACGGACGAAGCATACTCTCCCGCAAGATCGCCGCCGCCGTCAGGGAGGGTTACGGAAACCTCCTCCCTAAAGACAGATACCCGGTAGCGTTCATGGACCTTGCGATCGATACCGGGCTTGTTGACGTCAACGTCCACCCGACCAAGCGAGAGGTCCGGCTATCCAGGGAGCGCGAGATCCTGGAGGCGGTCACCGCAGCGGTGAGGAAAGCGCTCGCAGACCACGACCTCTCACGGGATGCGCCAGGAGAGCCAGTGCAGCAGCAGATCGTGGCGGATGATACGCCACCGGTGGCGCGGGAGACTGAAGCGGTCTACGCGGCCGCTCACCGCGGCGGACCCGCCCTGGCCGATAAACGCCTCCGCCGGACAGAGAGGGAGGGGGAGAAGAACCTTCTGCCGGCGATGGAGCCGATAGGGCAGGTGGCCGCAACCTACATCGCGGCGGAGGGGGTCGACGGCACCCTCTACCTCGTCGACCAGCATGCCGCCCATGAACGGATCCTCTACGACCAGGTCGTGGAGCAGCGTGATGCCGAATCCGCCGCACAGGAACTGCTCGTCCCGGTCATCCTCCCCCTCTCTCCGAAAGAGGCCGCCGCGCTCCGGGAGGCGATCCCGCTCCTGGCGGGGGAGGGGTTTGTGGTGGAGGAGTTCGGCCGGGACACATTCGCCGTCCGGGCAGTCCCCGCCGCCCTCGGTGCGGTGGAGGACGCCGCCGGCACGGTCAGAGAGACCATCGCCGATCTCCTCAGCGGCGAGTCCCGCGCTCACACCGACCGGCGGGAGGCGGTCACCTGCATAATCGCCTGCAGGGGCGCAATCAAGGCCGGCACCCGTCTCACGCCAGAGCAGCAGCGACTGTTGATCTCGCAGCTCGCCCGGACGAAGACCCCATGGACGTGTCCGCACGGGAGACCAACGGTTGTGGCGTTCGATAGAAAGAAACTCGAAAAGATCTTCGGGCGGAGATGAGTCCGCACCCTTCAGACTGCGCCAGAGACCGTTCTTGAACCTTCGTCTGCACGGAGGTATGTGAGCAGGTCATCGAGGGTCTCCACATACCCCACCTGGATCCCCAGGATCTCCTGGATACAGGTCTGTGCGTCCATGGCAACCGGCAGTTGGCGCACGACCTTGAGGTTGCCTAGTAGCCTGACCTCCTCACGGTAACCAACCACCTGGTTGTTCTCCCGGGGGAGGAGGAGAATCGTCTTTCCGCTGCGGTAAGCGGCCTCAGCCTTCTCCAGAACACCGCCGATCGCGCCTATATTCCCGTTCTCATCGATTGTCCCCGTCACCGTCACGCTCTCGTTGATCTGGAAGTCTTCAAGCACCGAGACCAGCAGCGCGGCCATGGCCGCTCCTGCGCTGGGCCCATCGATCTCGGAGACCTCTTCCGCGCTCCTGATGCTGAAGATGACATCGGTCCCTGATATGTCCACGCCGGAGTGCCTGGCGGCAGCAGCGACCGCGTGGTTTGCAGCGTCCTGGAAGACCGTCCCCATCAGCGGCGTTGTCTGAACGAGAACACGCCCTTTCCCTGGCGCAACCTCAACCGTGATGTTTACCATCCCGCCCCCGGTTGTAACCTCCTGGTAGGGGAAGGGGCCGCCCTGCCTGACCTCAATGCGCTGGATGACCACCGGCACCTCCATCGTGGCGGTCCCACCCGTCGCTGAGGCTGGCGCGAGCGCGGCCGAGGGGGTGCCGACCCCATCCTCCGCCTCCGGGACGGCCGGGGATAGGCCGGCTCCTGCGGGGGAGAGGATGAGACCCAGAAGAAAGATATTTGCAGCAACCGATAACACGAGCAGAACCGCCAGGGTCTTTTCCAGCAGGTGTGTATTGCGCCCCATGAATGTACTCTATTCTTTCGGAGAAGATGTAACTTGCGCGGGGGCAAGCAGTAGTTGTGTTGAACCTCTTTCGCCAACCACCACCCACATGCAGGCCCCGGAAACTCGGGCGGGCGGTGAGGGGCGGTTAGCAGGAGACGCGGTGCCATGACGGAGACGGGATTTCAGGGAAGTTTCTCAGCAGCAACGCGGTGAGGATGCACTCAGACGCACAGCATCGATGAAGAATCGCCCCTGTCTCCAAGTCTCACCCAGGAAAACATCCTTCCTCCGGGGATGGGCGCTGGGCACCTCCTCACCAGTCTCTACATGCCCCGGCAAAGATCCCCGGTTCATCGACGAACCTGATTCAAGCCGGGGACAGCCTGAAAGAACCGGTTTGATGGCCCCCCTCGCCTGGAGACTGCAGGCGGAAGAACTTTCCCCGACCGCTCAAAGCCTCATCCGGCAGATGTCGCGCATCGCCCGGAGGACGTAGAGGGTCTCGCCCTCAAGCGGCTCCTCGTCGACGATAAACGAGACGAAACCATGGCGGGTAAAGACCTCCCTCACCTCATCGGGCCCCGTCAGGGAGGAGATAAGCAGCAGTATCCTGCCTGAAGGCGCAAGCACCCGACCGGCATCAGCGATGAATCGCTCAATAACCGCTCTCCCGGTCGGCCCGCCGTCCAGGGCGTACTCCAGCCAGTCGTCGATCCGCTCCTCCGGGGCGGTCGGGAGGTATGGAGGGTTGAAGAGGATGAGGTCAAACGGCCCGGAAATCCCGGCTGCCATGTCCGTCCGTACAACCTCCACCCCCCTGGCGCGGGCGGATGCGGCGGCGTGCGGGTTGATATCGGTTGCAACCACCCTCGCCGCCCTGCCCACGAGACCGGCCGCGATATAACCGCTCCCCGTCCCCACCTCCAGCACCCGGTCGCCCGGCCTGACCTCACGGAGCGCCGCTCGAAGAAGTAGAAACGAGTCCTCGGCCGGTGTGTAGACCTGATCGCCCTTGCTCATGCTCAGCACCCGGTGAGCCTGTTTGCAATCATTGCAAACTCCTCAAGCGAGAGATCCTGCGGCCGGCGCTGCAGGAGTTCGGCGGGAAGATCCAGGATCGCTCCCTCGATCGTGCCGGGAGGAAACGCCGCCCTCCCGCTCTGCAGCCCTTTCCGCACAGTCTTTCGCCGGTTGGAGAAGAGCACCCGCACAACGTCAGCGTAGACCTCACGATCCACGATCGGGTACGGCGGTTCGTGCGGCATGACCCGGACAACCCAGGAGCGGACCTGCGGTTTCGGGCGGAAGGCAGAGGGTGAGAGTTCGAGCAGGGGTTTTACGGAAGCGT from Methanoculleus receptaculi includes:
- a CDS encoding nitrogenase component 1 gives rise to the protein MRSNPSPSSSSRFEGCTLTGALSVATEVRDAVCVIHGPAGCTHHNFSLLHATSLSNDRPALPRLLSTSLVESDIIFGGEDALETALERALALSPASIFVLSTCIVETIGDDIAAVCAKDRGVPVIPIPTAGFLGGVFETGVKNALAAVASLAPPSSERTLSANLIGEKNLEYGVDENAAEVSRLLKRLGLPVNLRFVRGIRTHDLDRLGAAAVNILREPALGPIGEDLKQRYGTPYIESFPTGLGGTCRFLEEVGRACGIDTLAAVEEERAYQAAMLERFDDIAGSRIRFQSPHPILRGDPEVETICTECADALSLTIDPEGVAVPSPYPPPVGTGGVGRMLHRWRVLIRDKGRG
- a CDS encoding universal stress protein, which encodes MFERILFPTDFSEPSMKVLDYIPALHGVGTREIILVHVIDSKDIGLGASGGQGFLGTVSNQETEARQGLQTEVQHRIIDTRRALEKQGFEVTVLTPAGNPGKEIVAAADAEGASLIVLGSHGRSNIRDRLLGTVSEYVIKNANQPVLVIKRGKESGR
- a CDS encoding PH domain-containing protein; this encodes MSPLTYPIGKEFKPVPAYRTYLYTTFLICLVVLILPWLIPTVVFTPRVVGLGLAIPTVAVIIFVAWWIPLYCESITYRLTQTEITWERGVWFRQTGIVPYNRITNVDISQGPLMRFFSFSSLRVQTAGYSGQARSEIVLTGIADPKDLQETIMGFVRKSGPVATEGEPERAAEFGAVVEELRAIRNLLEAGQRR
- a CDS encoding tautomerase family protein, translating into MPLVKIEIRMGKPVEYRRSMIESVRRAFIEALQTPEAALWIRVCERKEENFPLPPGRSDDAILIEVSLMPGRTAEKKEALFRAIVGNLGRSPGIRPEDLCIVLYEPPVENWAERGERFAAPPG
- a CDS encoding nitrogenase component 1, translating into MMPEEQHNPCENPLWPCAMTGAAACLAGFEDVAVVVHGSSGCYFYPASLIGAPIYGTFLLENEVIFGTESRLREVIAEIDDRYSRIAVVNTCVPAIIGEDMSDLGHGDRVLFIDSPGFLGYLETGYRAALEAISPEVDPAAPGVNIGGISLLDPFCRGNAIEARRLLNLAGVPVQTTFCLDRYAATRRAAPFTVETNPDLAPGVGTTCGSLLGLDLLGETFERLGAAIDGVDARPVAEEAAWADARIRKGCDKYLRRFDPPVVAIAGGAAYAEYAADLLDRYLGADIAFIAARNDPGPGKTGITHTTDLALIREMIMDAEPDLILGSSYEQALAPDAAFVGLTPPLRNRVTLSSPAVAGVEGALRLMEVVLNACIDRHRRRGSSAVD
- a CDS encoding isocitrate/isopropylmalate dehydrogenase family protein, which codes for MQYRVAAIGGDGIGPEIVAAGRDVLDAAGERYGFDIDWTEFDIGAERYLAAGELLTEEDIQDLSKFPAIYFGAIGDERVRPGILEKGILLAIRFHFDQYINLRPIRLLEGVQTPLANKRPEDIDFVVVRENTEDFYVGIGSRFAGGREQKTLEVLREMYSIRFGLDVETDAEEVAYQIGVITREGAGRVIRYAFDLAMQRRKKVTSVDKANVLSDVYGLWRDVFSEVAAGYPGVSTEFNFVDAVTMWFLKNPEWFDVVVTPNMFGDIITDLGAMIQGGLGLAPGGNINPSGTSMFEPIHGSAPKYRGQDVANPFATVWAGSMLLDHIGEHEAAAAVLRAIERSILEGFVTRDMGGEKKTSEVGRHLAALVRTV
- a CDS encoding 3-isopropylmalate dehydratase small subunit, producing MRVWKFGDDIDTDAIIPGRFLTIYDPAELAKHAFEGTRDEFAVEVRDGDIVVAGRNFGCGSSREHAPLALLGAGVKIVVAKSFARIFYRNAINTGLLPLVCPETDAIQDGEVISVDIKAGCIDLEGRRLPVEPVPDFMKRIVEAGGLVAYARSLDRVETCNTA
- a CDS encoding 3-isopropylmalate dehydratase large subunit, producing the protein MSATIVEKIFSQHCKRPIRAGRVVMVPVDAAMIHDITGPLAIRVFGEMGGERVFDPERIIMLFDHQVPADSIPAAENHVFMRRFADEQGIRNYDLREGVCHQVVMEKGKAAPGEIVVGTDSHTCTYGAAGAFATGIGSTDMGFVLKFGALYFRVPESILLEIDGTFGRRVGAKDLILSLAGDIGADGATYMALEFTGRAIREMDMAGRMTCANMAIEMGAKAGIVPPDATTWGYVTERRAIEPFDLASDPDASYRERRHYDVTDLAPQVAVPHNVDNVVDVTEVAGTRIDQVFIGSCTNGRYEDLEEAAEVLGSADRFAESVRVIVIPASRTEYLKALRAGLIERFVEAGALVEAPCCGPCMGGAFGLLAPGEVSLSTSNRNFRGRQGSTAASVYLSSPATAAASALYGEITDPREV